One region of Salvia miltiorrhiza cultivar Shanhuang (shh) chromosome 3, IMPLAD_Smil_shh, whole genome shotgun sequence genomic DNA includes:
- the LOC131018404 gene encoding uncharacterized protein LOC131018404, which yields MDKRKRGIESYFQKQSARIDVGGSRSSNPEVPVPTVDAIEKSPQQAEVPCPELPPLKITKIGNESDDIHVERDPGKRKMIWEYPVNKRDEIRREYLMHGPYQVMVPSSQRPIDKCSRRFLLSWYDLFRDWLEYSPSENAVFCFPCFLFAKIDSKYGGNAFVVGGFRTWKRVNNGKKCAFLIHVGSAPNSAHKVAVKSCLDLMNSLQHIGRVVDKQTSELVRKNRLRVRASIDVAKLCALLGIAFRGRDESPDSRNRGNFLEILKYTASYNEEVASVVLENAPKNASYTSHSIQKEILSVYASKIQKFIRAEIGDEKFCIIVDESRDESKREQMAIILRFVDKDGFVRERFFDIVHVEDTKAATLKNKISEVLSYHNLSIQSIRGQGYDGASNMRGEWNGLQALFLNECPYAYYIHCFAHRLQLILVATSQKVIPIEHFFSQLLIIINVVDSSAKRHDQLQIAQAIRIEELTSTNQLETGRGKNQIGSLQRPGDTRWSSHLNSMHSLLKMFDSVLVVLGEIINDKSAASRAAADKAYDVMMSFEFVFVLHFLIDLLGRANDLCRMLQCISQDIVNAIDAVSNTKEIIQKFRENGWSGLLEKVKRFCEQRDIEIPDMNGVRRSSRGRAPNNPVTWEHHYRVDIFYGTIDCILQELGFRFNEDAIELLKLSSSLDPRRGYELFSIDDICKLVEKYYPADFSSQDKLHLKYQLELYELDIRKSAHFQHVETLPELCQLLSKTGKSAIYYLVDRLIRLILTLPVSTATSERAFSAMKIVKTRLRNKMEDDFLSSSLIMFIEREIAQSFDVDSIIDEFDLMKTRRSQLKIGCK from the coding sequence ATGGATAAGAGAAAGAGAGGAATTGAATCGTACTTCCAAAAACAAAGTGCCCGAATAGATGTTGGTGGTTCCCGTTCATCTAATCCCGAGGTTCCAGTTCCAACTGTAGATGCAATTGAAAAAAGTCCACAACAAGCAGAAGTCCCTTGTCCAGAACTTCCCCCGCTTAAAATCACAAAGATTGGCAATGAATCTGATGATATTCATGTAGAACGTGATCCAGGTAAACGAAAAATGATTTGGGAATATCCTGTGAATAAAAGAGATGAAATTCGTCGAGAATATTTGATGCACGGTCCTTATCAAGTTATGGTGCCCAGCTCTCAAAGGCCGATTGATAAGTGTAGTAGAAGGTTTTTGCTTTCTTGGTATGATCTATTTCGGGATTGGTTGGAATATTCACCTTCAGAAAATGCCGTATTTTGCTTTCCTTGTTTTCTTTTTGCCAAGATAGATTCAAAGTATGGAGGCAATGCTTTTGTTGTTGGTGGGTTTCGAACTTGGAAAAGAGTTAACAATGGGAAAAAATGTGCTTTTCTAATCCATGTAGGAAGTGCTCCCAATTCTGCACATAAAGTAGCTGTCAAAAGTTGTCTTGATTTGATGAACTCATTGCAGCACATTGGCAGAGTTGTTGACAAACAAACATCCGAGTTAGTTAGAAAGAATAGATTACGAGTAAGAGCTTCAATTGATGTTGCTAAATTATGTGCTCTTCTAGGTATTGCATTCAGGGGACGTGATGAGAGTCCTGACTCTCGTAATCGTGGAAATTTTTTAGAGATTTTAAAGTACACAGCTTCTTATAATGAAGAGGTAGCTTCAGTGGTATTAGAAAATGCTCCTAAAAATGCTTCATATACTTCTCATTCAATTCAGAAAGAGATCTTATCTGTCTATGCCAGCAAAATTCAGAAGTTCATTCGAGCTGAGATTGGTGATGAAAAGTTCTGCATCATAGTAGATGAATCTCGAGATGAATCCAAAAGAGAACAGATGGCTATTATTTTGAGATTTGTGGATAAGGATGGGTTTGTTCGTGAAAGATTTTTCGACATAGTTCATGTGGAAGACACCAAGGCAGCAACTCTGAAAAACAAAATAAGTGAAGTTCTTTCTTATCATAATCTCAGCATTCAAAGCATTCGAGGACAAGGATACGATGGTGCTAGTAACATGAGAGGAGAATGGAATGGTTTGCAGGCTCTATTTTTGAATGAGTGCCCGTATGCATATTACATTCATTGTTTCGCTCATCGACTACAGCTGATATTAGTTGCTACATCTCAAAAAGTTATTCCTATTGAGCACTTTTTTTCCCagcttcttattattattaatgtagTTGATTCTTCTGCGAAGCGCCATGATCAACTGCAAATTGCGCAGGCTATTCGAATTGAAGAGTTGACTTCAACCAATCAGCTTGAAACTGGCAGAGGAAAAAATCAGATTGGAAGTTTACAACGTCCAGGTGATACACGATGGAGCTCTCATTTGAACTCTATGCACAGCTTACTTAAGATGTTTGATTCTGTTCTTGTGGTACTTGGTGAGATCATAAATGATAAAAGTGCTGCTTCTAGGGCTGCAGCTGATAAAGCTTATGATGTGATGATGTCCTTTGAATTTGTATTTGTCTTGCATTTTCTTATTGATTTGTTGGGAAGAGCAAATGATCTTTGTAGAATGTTGCAGTGCATATCCCAAGATATTGTTAATGCAATCGATGCAGTATCGAATACAAAAGAGATCATCCAAAAATTCCGAGAAAACGGTTGGAGTGGGTTACTAGAAAAGGTGAAGAGGTTTTGTGAGCAGCGAGATATTGAAATTCCTGACATGAATGGTGTGCGTCGATCAAGTAGAGGTCGTGCTCCGAACAATCCTGTCACGTGGGAGCACCATTATCGAGTCGACATCTTCTATGGAACAATAGATTGCATATTGCAAGAATTGGGATTTAGATTCAATGAAGATGCAATTGAGTTGTTAAAGTTGAGTTCATCTTTGGATCCACGACGTGGGTATGAATTGTTTAGTATTGATGATATTTGCAAGCTAGTTGAGAAGTACTATCCGGCTGATTTTTCAAGTCAAGATAAGCTACATCTTAAGTATCAACTCGAACTTTATGAGCTTGACATTCGAAAAAGTGCACATTTTCAACATGTTGAGACACTTCCTGAATTATGTCAACTATTATCAAAGACAGGTAAGTCAGCCATTTACTATCTTGTTGACAGGTTGATTAGACTTATTTTGACTCTTCCGGTTTCAACGGCAACATCAGAACGTGCATTCTCCGCCATGAAAATTGTGAAGACAAGGTTGCGAAATAAAATGGAAGATGACTTCTTGTCTAGTTCTCTGATAATGTTTATCGAGAGAGAAATTGCTCAGAGCTTTGATGTTGACTCAATTATAGATGAGTTTGATCTCATGAAAACTCGTAGATCGCAACTTAAAATTGGTTGCAAGTGA